One window of Hypanus sabinus isolate sHypSab1 chromosome 10, sHypSab1.hap1, whole genome shotgun sequence genomic DNA carries:
- the LOC132400951 gene encoding uncharacterized protein LOC132400951: MEVGCPSIPWCDETPVLKLHSLKLVVTASSDLMTVRPCAPHSPLSPLFSSPILPPPLPIRSLALSLLPPYSPPLNSTHSSLPFSPVFASPTCSMLGSLSSASPPPSQPLVLPLSLHRLLNPQLSPLPTFLPLNSSLLLIAFTLSPQSLLSLSLCLLLPLLSPSTPPLSPSPLQPSRVSPAFSPSLLACLHPLHLRSPPLTPGFSPLSAPPLNLISFIPAPLSPLTSLNSPLIPHSSSPLFFHIHPSSHFSPSLFNSPTSSLHSLGNLPLHPSISLFLNTPPPVLPLLYILCPLPLTPPLPLTLTRLPFPPCPHLLFSPPISRPLSPSRFGGRSVLGVPAARLQPMRLRVWWV, translated from the coding sequence ATGGAAGTTGGATGTCCCAGCATTCCTTGGTGCGATGAAACCCCTGTATTAAAGCTGCACAGCTTGAAGCTGGTTGTCACAGCCAGCAGTGACCTCATGACCGTCAGACCTTGTGCCCCTCATTCGCCCCTTTCACCCTTGTTTTCCTCCCccattcttccccctcccctccccatccgtTCTCTTGCTCTCTCCCTTTTGCCTCCATATTCTCCTCCCCTCAATTCTACCCACTCTTCCCTTCCATTCTCGCCAGTCTTTGCCTCCCCAACCTGCTCCATGCTTGGCTCCCTATCCTCTGCCTCTCCCCCACCATCCCAACCTTTggttctccccctctctctccatcgcCTTCTCAACCCTCAGCTTTCACCACTCCCTACCTTCCTCCCCCTCAACTCATCCCTGCTCCTCATTGCCTTCACCCTCTCACCCCAATCcctcctgtctctctccctctgccttcttctccctctcctgtccccatcaACTCCCCCGTTGTCACCCTCACCCCTTCAGCCCTCTCGTGTCTCCCCTGCCTTCAGCCCCTCTCTCCTTGCCTGTCTTCACCCCCTCCATCTCCGTTCACCTCCTCTCACACCTGGCTTCTCCCCTCTGTCAGCTCCCCCTCTCAATTTAATCTCGTTTATCCCAGCTCCGTtgtccccactgacctccctcaatTCTCCCCTTATCCCTCACTCCTCTTCCCCTCTGTTCTTCCATATTCACCCATCTTCTcatttctccccttccctctttaaTTCTCCCACTTCATCTCTCCACTCGCTCGgcaaccttcccctccacccgTCTATCTCCCTTTTCCTCAACACTCCCCCTCCTGTTCTCCCTCTCCTTTACATTCTTTGCcctctccccttaacccctcccttACCCCTCACTTTGACCCGTCTCCCCTTTCCACCATGTCCCCACCTCTTATTTTCCCCTCCCATTTCtcgccctctctccccctcccgctTTGGCGGCCGGTCTGTGCTGGGTGTCCCGGCAGCTCGGCTCCAGCCAATGCGGCTgagagtgtggtgggtgtga